The following are from one region of the Cyanobium gracile PCC 6307 genome:
- a CDS encoding hercynine metabolism small protein gives MSREEQRQAMRGVREGLIEELEDLYRRAFDRIGEQDLGEGAIARLTQLLLRSREAAITPLQEEIEAPLITRAPGEPVP, from the coding sequence ATGAGCAGGGAGGAGCAGCGTCAGGCCATGCGCGGGGTGCGTGAGGGGCTGATCGAGGAACTCGAGGACCTCTACCGCCGGGCCTTTGACCGCATCGGCGAACAGGACCTGGGCGAAGGGGCCATCGCCCGGCTCACCCAGTTGCTGCTGCGCTCCCGCGAGGCCGCCATCACCCCCCTGCAGGAGGAGATCGAGGCGCCCCTGATCACCCGCGCCCCCGGCGAACCGGTGCCATGA
- a CDS encoding hercynine metabolism protein, whose translation MSSSWLEELEARLDQQLEGFLRTNPQQEELLREQAARDRQRQLLAERVRLRQQAEEQRRELLRLAEEIRQWQERTGRARAAGAEDLAGRAEQHVTGLMDQGRHRWRALADLGQRFAGVEQELAELTSRPRTGAAPTPDLEADWARFEAQQELQELKRRSQR comes from the coding sequence ATGAGCAGCAGCTGGCTGGAGGAACTGGAGGCGCGGCTGGATCAGCAGCTGGAGGGCTTCCTGCGCACCAATCCCCAGCAGGAGGAGCTGCTGAGGGAGCAGGCCGCCCGCGACCGCCAGCGGCAGCTGCTGGCGGAACGGGTGCGCCTGCGCCAGCAGGCCGAGGAGCAGCGGCGCGAACTGCTGCGGCTGGCCGAGGAGATCCGCCAGTGGCAGGAGCGCACCGGCCGGGCCAGGGCCGCCGGCGCCGAGGACCTGGCCGGCCGCGCCGAGCAGCATGTGACCGGGCTGATGGATCAGGGTCGCCACCGCTGGCGCGCCCTGGCCGATCTGGGCCAGCGCTTCGCCGGCGTGGAACAGGAGCTGGCCGAGCTCACCAGCCGTCCCCGCACCGGAGCCGCCCCCACCCCCGACCTGGAGGCCGACTGGGCCCGGTTCGAGGCCCAGCAGGAGCTGCAGGAGCTGAAACGCCGCAGCCAGCGCTGA
- the smpB gene encoding SsrA-binding protein SmpB — MAKGPGRKGGGAKGADPANRLLADNRLARHQYEILETLETGIELLGTEVKSIRAGQVNLRDGFCLIRNGEMQLHNVHISPHSHAGKFFNHEPLRVRKLLAHRREIDKLRVALDQKGLTLIPLNLHLKGSWIKITIGLGKGRKLHDKRQDEKNKQIAKETRAAVARL; from the coding sequence ATGGCGAAGGGGCCCGGCAGGAAGGGCGGTGGCGCCAAAGGCGCCGATCCGGCCAACCGGCTGCTGGCCGACAACCGCCTGGCCCGCCACCAGTACGAGATTCTCGAAACCCTCGAGACCGGCATCGAGTTGCTCGGCACCGAGGTGAAATCGATCCGGGCCGGCCAGGTGAACCTGCGCGACGGCTTCTGCCTGATCCGCAACGGCGAGATGCAGCTCCACAACGTTCACATCTCCCCCCACAGCCACGCCGGCAAGTTCTTCAACCACGAGCCGCTGCGGGTGCGCAAGCTGCTGGCCCACCGCCGCGAGATCGACAAGTTGCGCGTCGCCCTCGACCAGAAGGGGCTCACCCTGATCCCGCTGAACCTGCACCTCAAGGGCTCCTGGATCAAGATCACCATCGGCCTGGGCAAGGGCCGCAAGCTGCACGACAAGCGCCAGGACGAGAAGAACAAGCAGATCGCCAAGGAGACGCGGGCCGCCGTCGCCCGGCTCTGA
- the ruvB gene encoding Holliday junction branch migration DNA helicase RuvB, whose protein sequence is MAIISSGGTAAPAPRGQRSGAAPERLVDPTAAVEEPPVREDGLRPRRLDDYIGQSELKQVLRIAVEATRRRQEALDHVLLYGPPGLGKTTMALVLAEELGVRCRITSAPALERPRDIVGLLVNLQPREVLFIDEIHRLNRVAEEILYPAMEDFRLDLTVGKGTTARTRSLEVAPFTLVGATTRAGSLSSPLRDRFGLIQRLEFYGLDDLEAIVQRAAGLLQLALQPCAAQEVARRCRGTPRIANRLLRRVRDVAAVGGHGRIDAALVEEALSLHRVDGRGLDASDRRLLGLMLEAYGGGPVGLETLAAGLGEDPATLEAVVEPYLLQLGFLQRTPRGRVVTSAGRAHLDGAGPAAA, encoded by the coding sequence ATGGCGATCATCTCTTCGGGAGGAACGGCCGCACCCGCTCCCCGGGGGCAGCGGTCCGGGGCGGCTCCGGAGCGGCTCGTGGACCCCACCGCTGCTGTCGAGGAGCCCCCCGTGCGGGAGGACGGCCTGCGGCCCCGCCGGCTGGATGACTACATCGGCCAGAGCGAGCTGAAGCAGGTGCTGCGCATCGCCGTGGAGGCCACCCGCCGCCGCCAGGAGGCCCTCGACCATGTGCTGCTCTACGGCCCCCCCGGCCTCGGCAAGACCACCATGGCCCTGGTGCTGGCCGAGGAGCTGGGGGTGCGCTGCCGGATCACCAGCGCCCCGGCCCTGGAGCGCCCGCGCGACATCGTCGGCCTGCTGGTGAACCTGCAGCCCCGCGAGGTGCTGTTCATCGATGAGATCCACCGCCTCAACCGGGTGGCCGAGGAGATCCTCTACCCCGCCATGGAGGACTTCCGCCTCGACCTCACCGTCGGCAAGGGCACCACGGCCCGCACCCGCAGCCTGGAGGTGGCCCCGTTCACCCTGGTGGGGGCCACCACCCGCGCCGGCTCGCTGAGCTCGCCGCTGCGGGATCGCTTCGGCCTGATCCAGCGGCTGGAGTTCTACGGCCTCGATGACCTCGAGGCGATCGTGCAGCGGGCCGCCGGCCTGCTGCAGCTGGCCCTGCAGCCCTGCGCCGCCCAGGAGGTGGCCCGCCGCTGCCGGGGCACGCCGCGCATCGCCAACCGGCTGCTGCGCCGGGTGCGGGACGTGGCGGCGGTGGGGGGCCACGGCCGGATCGATGCGGCACTCGTGGAGGAGGCCCTCTCCCTGCACCGGGTGGACGGGCGCGGCCTGGATGCCAGCGACCGGCGCCTGCTGGGCCTGATGCTGGAGGCCTACGGCGGCGGGCCGGTGGGTCTGGAAACCCTGGCGGCGGGGCTGGGGGAGGATCCCGCCACCCTCGAAGCGGTGGTGGAGCCCTACCTGCTGCAGCTGGGCTTCCTGCAGCGCACGCCCCGGGGGCGGGTCGTCACCTCCGCCGGGCGCGCCCACCTGGACGGGGCTGGTCCGGCGGCGGCCTGA
- a CDS encoding cysteine synthase A, whose translation MEKASRMGAHSDGMSTGITEGFSGAVGGTPLIRLHALSALTGCEILGKAEFMNPGGSVKDRAALGILQEAEASGQLKPGGTVVEGTAGNTGIGLTHLCNARGYRCLIVIPETQSAEKIGLLRSLGAEVRTVPAVPYSDPANYVRLSGRIAEETPGAVWANQFDNLANRRAHYGSTGPEIWQQTGGRLDAWVAATGTGGTYAGVALYLKEQDPRVRCVLADPCGSALYSWATDGTLKSEGNSITEGIGNSRVTANLEGAPIDDAVRIDDPMALRTIYGLLWQEGLFMGGSVGINVAAAVETARRLGPGHRIVTVLCDSGDRYRSRLYDREWLAGRGLEQPQRTGTALIP comes from the coding sequence ATGGAGAAGGCCAGCCGCATGGGAGCCCACAGCGACGGCATGAGCACCGGGATCACCGAGGGCTTCAGCGGGGCGGTCGGCGGCACGCCGCTCATCCGGCTCCATGCCCTCAGCGCCCTCACCGGCTGCGAGATCCTGGGCAAGGCGGAATTCATGAACCCCGGCGGGTCGGTCAAGGACCGTGCCGCCCTGGGCATCCTCCAGGAGGCGGAGGCCAGCGGCCAACTCAAGCCGGGGGGCACGGTGGTGGAGGGGACCGCCGGCAACACCGGCATCGGCCTGACCCACCTCTGCAATGCCCGCGGCTACCGCTGCCTGATCGTCATCCCCGAGACCCAGTCGGCGGAGAAGATCGGCCTGCTGCGCAGCCTCGGCGCCGAGGTGCGCACGGTGCCCGCCGTGCCCTACAGCGACCCGGCCAACTACGTGCGCCTCTCGGGCCGCATCGCCGAGGAGACGCCCGGTGCCGTCTGGGCCAACCAGTTCGACAACCTCGCCAACCGGCGCGCCCACTACGGCAGCACCGGCCCGGAGATCTGGCAGCAGACCGGGGGCAGGCTGGATGCCTGGGTGGCCGCCACCGGCACGGGCGGCACCTACGCCGGGGTGGCCCTCTATCTCAAGGAGCAGGATCCCAGGGTCCGCTGCGTCCTGGCCGATCCCTGCGGCAGCGCCCTCTACAGCTGGGCCACCGACGGCACCCTGAAGAGTGAGGGGAACTCGATCACCGAGGGCATCGGCAACAGCCGCGTCACCGCCAATCTGGAGGGGGCGCCGATCGATGACGCGGTGCGGATCGACGACCCCATGGCCCTGCGCACGATCTATGGCCTGCTGTGGCAGGAGGGCCTGTTCATGGGGGGCTCGGTGGGGATCAACGTGGCGGCGGCGGTGGAGACGGCCCGGCGCCTGGGGCCCGGCCATCGCATCGTCACCGTGCTCTGTGACAGCGGTGATCGCTACCGCTCCCGCCTCTACGACAGGGAGTGGCTGGCGGGCCGCGGCCTCGAGCAGCCCCAGCGCACCGGCACGGCCCTGATCCCATGA
- the lysS gene encoding lysine--tRNA ligase: MSDLRETRLEKARSLEALGRAPYALGFAPSHRTAELQQAHADLPNGEERAVAVAVAGRVMTRRVMGKLAFFTIADESGPIQLFIEKAALLAAHPEEPEAFAQITSLVDGGDWIGVHGSLRRTDRGELSVKVSDWVMLSKALQPLPDKWHGLADVEKRYRQRYLDLIVSPHTRETFRRRARLVSAMRRWLDERDFLEIETPVLQTEAGGADARPFATHHNALDLPLTLRIATELHLKRLVVGGFERVYELGRIFRNEGVSTRHNPEFTSVEIYQAFADYHTMMDLTEQLLAAACLEVCGDTRITYQGAEIDLTPPWRRVTMHELVEQATGLDFSGFSDRAEAVAAMEAAGLAAPEAADSVGRLLVEAFEQAVETTLVQPTFVMDYPVENSPLARAHRSKPGLVERFELFIVGRETANAFSELIDPLDQRARLELQQLRRQAGDPEAQTVDEDFLHALEVGMPPTGGLGIGIDRLAMLLTDSPSIRDVIAFPLLRPEAREKAGTDAVG; the protein is encoded by the coding sequence TTGTCGGATCTGCGTGAGACCCGTCTGGAGAAAGCCCGCAGCCTGGAGGCCCTGGGACGGGCTCCCTATGCCCTCGGCTTCGCCCCCAGCCACCGCACCGCCGAGCTGCAGCAGGCCCATGCCGACCTGCCCAACGGCGAGGAGCGGGCGGTGGCGGTGGCGGTGGCCGGGCGGGTGATGACCCGGCGGGTGATGGGCAAGCTGGCCTTCTTCACCATCGCCGACGAATCCGGCCCGATCCAGCTGTTCATCGAGAAGGCCGCCCTGCTGGCGGCCCACCCGGAGGAGCCCGAGGCTTTCGCCCAGATCACCTCCCTGGTGGACGGCGGCGACTGGATCGGGGTGCACGGCAGCCTGCGCCGCACCGACCGGGGCGAGCTCTCGGTGAAGGTGAGCGACTGGGTGATGCTCTCCAAGGCGCTCCAGCCCCTGCCCGACAAGTGGCACGGCCTGGCGGACGTGGAGAAGCGCTACCGCCAGCGCTACCTGGATCTGATCGTCTCGCCCCACACCCGCGAGACTTTCCGGCGCCGGGCCCGGCTGGTGAGCGCCATGCGCCGCTGGCTCGACGAGCGCGACTTCCTCGAGATCGAGACGCCCGTCCTGCAGACCGAAGCCGGCGGCGCCGATGCCCGCCCCTTCGCCACCCATCACAACGCGCTCGACCTGCCCCTCACCCTCCGCATCGCCACCGAGTTGCACCTCAAGCGGCTGGTGGTGGGGGGCTTCGAGCGGGTCTACGAGCTGGGGCGCATCTTCCGCAACGAGGGGGTGAGCACCCGCCACAACCCTGAGTTCACCTCGGTGGAGATCTACCAGGCCTTCGCCGATTACCACACGATGATGGACCTCACCGAGCAGCTGCTGGCCGCGGCCTGCCTCGAGGTCTGCGGCGACACCCGGATCACCTACCAGGGCGCCGAGATCGACCTCACCCCGCCCTGGCGGCGGGTCACGATGCACGAGCTGGTGGAGCAGGCCACCGGCCTGGATTTCAGCGGCTTCAGCGATCGTGCCGAGGCAGTGGCGGCGATGGAGGCCGCCGGCCTGGCGGCCCCGGAGGCCGCCGACAGCGTGGGCCGGCTGCTGGTGGAGGCCTTCGAGCAGGCGGTGGAGACCACCCTGGTGCAGCCCACCTTCGTGATGGACTACCCGGTGGAGAATTCGCCCCTGGCCCGGGCCCACCGCAGCAAGCCCGGGCTGGTGGAGCGCTTCGAGCTGTTCATCGTTGGGAGGGAGACGGCCAACGCCTTCAGCGAACTGATCGATCCCCTGGATCAGCGCGCCAGGCTCGAGCTGCAGCAGCTGCGCCGCCAGGCGGGGGACCCCGAAGCCCAGACGGTGGACGAGGATTTTCTGCACGCCCTGGAGGTGGGCATGCCTCCCACCGGCGGCCTCGGCATCGGCATCGATCGCCTCGCCATGCTGCTCACCGACAGCCCCTCGATCCGCGATGTGATCGCCTTCCCCCTGCTGCGCCCGGAGGCCCGCGAGAAGGCCGGAACCGACGCAGTGGGATAA
- a CDS encoding serine/threonine protein kinase has translation MSAAQGQVIGGRYRLERCIGSENAGPQGELWLASDQLAADAPVALRRIGPEQDQARARELWSRLQGVLHPQVPRIGAVIEAEGQLWLVREWQAGRTYQQLLELRAERQLVFGAGEVLLLLRQLLPVLAALHSQDLLHGDLSPANLLRRDSDGLPVPLDFGLVRGTSAGPAGERLQGATPGYAPPELARGEPAQPWMDLHALGVVALVLLSGDGPERLLDPATMQWRWPAALENEPELLHQLQRLLSRHPEERFASAGQALVAFQSLVMPDSMGPVPRADRTVVLVPEAAAPPPTPLPPPAPERGPEPAQEWRPAEVAAGPSPQAARVEPQLPLPTAAAATPPPPAAVAVSDSVRRRHEEREEEAEGGFWPVLIALVLSAVVGTAVGWWWLSRGKVGAPAPGGQSELPSSLPPSEVDQRQQLLNRLRAMQVDRAWFLSLVDAALLAQYPERNGRLPSDTLEDTPLRRVWNELAEEWLARVEQLPLPLRRRLGSFSASDWEQRQGGFVRQGLSPAVLRELVSASVQNLLPSRASQAMPPEPFRQIWYAAAELTLENLRIEPIEAPSGTAQVLSAEVPASGARLFPIRLPAGHGLALGVSGSPLLQMSVYSAGGTQLEPRGPLRVVSLDGQKSSPVQLLLTNDGVAPALIRLSLRADPPAPTPPPAPEAPPAPEEPQDTAPAQAPATPGATPAPAAPAPPAPASPPAPPAPPSN, from the coding sequence ATGAGCGCAGCCCAGGGTCAGGTGATCGGCGGCCGCTACCGGCTGGAGCGCTGTATCGGCTCGGAGAACGCCGGCCCCCAGGGGGAGCTGTGGCTGGCGAGCGACCAGCTGGCCGCCGATGCGCCCGTGGCTCTGCGCCGCATCGGGCCGGAGCAGGACCAGGCCCGGGCCCGGGAGCTGTGGTCGCGGCTGCAGGGGGTGCTCCATCCCCAGGTGCCCCGCATCGGCGCCGTGATCGAGGCCGAGGGCCAGCTCTGGCTGGTGCGGGAGTGGCAGGCGGGCCGCACCTACCAGCAGCTGCTGGAGCTGCGCGCCGAGCGCCAGCTGGTGTTCGGGGCGGGGGAGGTGCTGCTGCTGCTGCGCCAGCTGCTGCCGGTGCTGGCCGCCCTGCACAGCCAGGACCTGCTGCACGGGGACCTCAGCCCCGCCAACCTGCTGCGCCGCGACAGCGACGGCCTGCCGGTGCCGCTTGATTTCGGCCTGGTGCGCGGCACGTCCGCCGGCCCCGCCGGGGAGCGGCTGCAGGGGGCCACCCCGGGCTACGCCCCGCCGGAGCTGGCCAGGGGCGAGCCCGCCCAGCCCTGGATGGATCTGCACGCCCTCGGGGTGGTGGCCCTGGTGCTGTTGAGCGGGGACGGGCCGGAGCGCCTGCTGGATCCGGCCACGATGCAGTGGCGCTGGCCGGCGGCGCTGGAGAACGAGCCGGAGCTGCTGCACCAGCTGCAGCGCCTGCTGAGCCGCCACCCCGAGGAGCGCTTCGCCTCCGCCGGCCAGGCCCTGGTGGCGTTCCAGTCCCTGGTGATGCCCGACAGTATGGGCCCGGTGCCGCGGGCCGACCGCACGGTGGTGCTGGTGCCCGAGGCCGCGGCGCCACCCCCCACCCCCCTGCCCCCGCCAGCCCCGGAGCGGGGGCCGGAGCCGGCACAGGAGTGGCGGCCGGCCGAGGTCGCCGCCGGCCCATCGCCGCAGGCGGCGCGGGTGGAGCCCCAGCTGCCGCTGCCCACGGCCGCTGCCGCCACGCCGCCGCCACCGGCCGCCGTGGCCGTCAGTGACAGCGTGCGGCGCCGCCATGAGGAACGGGAGGAGGAGGCCGAGGGGGGCTTCTGGCCGGTGCTGATCGCCCTGGTGCTCTCGGCGGTCGTGGGGACGGCGGTGGGCTGGTGGTGGCTGAGCCGCGGCAAGGTGGGCGCCCCGGCCCCCGGCGGCCAGAGCGAGCTCCCCAGCAGCCTGCCCCCCTCGGAGGTGGACCAGCGCCAGCAGCTGCTCAACCGCCTGCGGGCGATGCAGGTGGACCGGGCCTGGTTCCTGAGCCTGGTGGATGCGGCCCTGCTGGCCCAGTACCCCGAGCGCAACGGCCGGCTCCCCTCCGACACCCTGGAGGACACGCCGCTGCGGCGGGTGTGGAACGAACTGGCCGAGGAATGGCTGGCCCGGGTGGAGCAGCTGCCCCTGCCCCTGCGGCGCCGGCTGGGCAGCTTCAGCGCCAGCGACTGGGAGCAGCGCCAGGGCGGCTTCGTGCGCCAGGGGCTGAGCCCGGCGGTGCTGCGGGAGCTGGTGTCGGCCAGTGTCCAGAACCTGCTGCCGAGCCGGGCCTCCCAGGCGATGCCACCGGAACCCTTCCGCCAGATCTGGTATGCCGCCGCCGAACTGACGCTGGAGAACCTCAGGATCGAGCCGATCGAGGCCCCCTCCGGCACCGCCCAGGTGCTGTCGGCCGAGGTGCCGGCCAGCGGGGCGCGGCTGTTCCCGATCCGCTTGCCCGCCGGCCACGGCCTCGCCCTCGGCGTCAGCGGCTCGCCTTTGCTGCAGATGAGCGTCTACTCGGCCGGGGGAACGCAGCTGGAGCCGAGGGGCCCCCTGCGGGTGGTCAGCCTCGATGGCCAGAAGAGCTCGCCGGTGCAGTTGCTGCTCACCAACGACGGCGTCGCCCCGGCCCTGATCCGCCTGTCGCTGCGGGCCGATCCGCCGGCCCCCACGCCGCCACCGGCGCCGGAGGCGCCACCGGCCCCCGAGGAGCCACAGGACACCGCGCCCGCCCAGGCCCCGGCCACCCCCGGCGCCACCCCGGCCCCCGCAGCCCCGGCGCCCCCGGCCCCCGCCAGTCCACCGGCGCCCCCCGCACCGCCCAGCAACTGA
- the egtB gene encoding ergothioneine biosynthesis protein EgtB, whose protein sequence is MGSRAHAPADIPCLLQRLQAVRRHSERLIEGLEPEDLCLQGMADASPAKWHLGHTTWFFETFLLEPHLPGHATPDRRWGHLFNSYYEAVGSRHPRPERGLLTRPAIGEVLAWRRRVDAGLETLLLELDRGPADTAAPLLELVELGLQHEQQHQELLLMDLLDGFSRNPLEPAYGVEPPGAGAPELTGGWRSHPGGLVEIGHAGAGFHFDNEAPRHRQWLEPFSLAETLVTNEAYATFIADDGYRRPELWMSEGWALVQQRGWGAPRYWRGEWEFTLAGRRPRLPQAPVRHLSWFEADAFARWSGGRLPSEAEWELVVAEAAQPGGRPLPQAFGALWQWTASPYRPYPGFRPAPGAVGEYNGKFMSSQFVLRGSCFLTPAGHARPTYRNFFGPHCRWMAAGLRLARDGADDGTGTPC, encoded by the coding sequence ATGGGTTCCAGGGCACACGCGCCGGCGGACATCCCCTGCCTCCTGCAACGGCTCCAGGCGGTCCGCCGGCACAGTGAACGCCTGATCGAGGGTCTGGAACCCGAGGACCTCTGTCTTCAGGGCATGGCCGATGCCAGCCCCGCCAAGTGGCACCTGGGGCACACCACCTGGTTCTTCGAGACCTTCCTGCTGGAGCCCCACCTGCCGGGCCACGCCACGCCCGACCGCCGCTGGGGCCATCTGTTCAATTCCTATTACGAGGCGGTCGGCAGCCGCCACCCCCGCCCTGAGCGGGGCCTGCTCACCCGTCCGGCCATCGGCGAGGTGCTCGCCTGGCGCCGGCGCGTCGACGCCGGGCTGGAGACGCTGCTGCTGGAGCTGGATCGCGGCCCCGCCGACACCGCGGCGCCCCTGCTGGAGCTGGTCGAGCTGGGGCTCCAGCACGAGCAGCAACACCAGGAGCTGCTGCTGATGGATCTGCTCGACGGCTTCAGCCGCAACCCCCTGGAGCCCGCCTATGGCGTCGAACCCCCCGGCGCCGGGGCGCCGGAGCTCACCGGCGGCTGGCGCTCCCACCCCGGCGGGCTGGTGGAGATCGGCCACGCCGGCGCTGGCTTCCACTTCGACAACGAAGCCCCCCGGCACCGCCAGTGGCTGGAGCCCTTCAGCCTGGCCGAAACCCTGGTCACCAACGAGGCCTACGCAACCTTCATCGCCGATGACGGCTACCGGCGGCCGGAGCTGTGGATGAGCGAGGGCTGGGCGCTGGTGCAGCAGCGCGGCTGGGGCGCGCCGCGCTACTGGCGCGGGGAGTGGGAATTCACCCTGGCGGGCCGCCGGCCGCGCCTCCCCCAGGCCCCCGTGCGGCACCTCAGCTGGTTCGAGGCCGATGCCTTCGCCCGCTGGAGCGGCGGCCGGCTGCCGAGCGAAGCGGAATGGGAGCTGGTGGTGGCGGAAGCCGCCCAACCGGGCGGGCGCCCCCTGCCCCAGGCCTTCGGCGCCCTCTGGCAATGGACCGCCAGCCCCTACCGGCCCTACCCGGGCTTCCGCCCCGCCCCCGGTGCCGTCGGGGAATACAACGGCAAGTTCATGTCCTCCCAGTTCGTGCTCCGCGGCAGCTGCTTCCTCACCCCGGCGGGCCACGCCCGCCCCACCTACCGCAACTTCTTCGGGCCCCACTGCCGCTGGATGGCCGCCGGGCTGCGGCTGGCCCGCGACGGCGCTGACGACGGCACCGGCACTCCATGCTGA
- the egtD gene encoding L-histidine N(alpha)-methyltransferase, translating to MLIDLHPEPADMARLVIDGMARRPKQLPAWLLYDAEGSRLFEAICEQPEYGLTRTETALLEAKAPELAAALGPGVVVEFGAGSARKVSPLLAALRPAAYVALDISADHLAPACRALQQRHPDLPVLGICCDYSRLEQLPDHPALAGHGRLGFYPGSSIGNFDPAGARDLLRQFRRLLGPDSRLLIGIDQPKAVERLEAAYDDAAGWSEAFARNLLTRLNRDLDGDFHPDDFHYRAWWEAGQSRIAMALVSRRELTVQLAGHHWPFAAGEALITEYSHKYAPEAFLALAAEAGWLGAGRWSDVAGDFALHLLVQADSDQHRSEP from the coding sequence ATGCTGATCGACCTCCATCCCGAGCCCGCCGACATGGCCCGGCTGGTGATCGACGGCATGGCCCGCCGCCCGAAGCAGCTGCCGGCCTGGCTGCTGTATGACGCCGAGGGGTCCCGGCTGTTCGAGGCGATCTGCGAGCAGCCGGAGTACGGCCTCACCCGCACCGAGACGGCCCTGCTGGAAGCGAAGGCGCCCGAGCTGGCCGCCGCCCTCGGGCCCGGGGTGGTGGTGGAGTTCGGGGCCGGCAGCGCCCGCAAGGTGAGCCCCCTGCTCGCCGCCCTGCGGCCCGCCGCCTATGTCGCCCTCGACATCAGCGCCGACCACCTGGCCCCCGCCTGCCGGGCCCTGCAGCAACGCCATCCGGACCTGCCGGTGCTCGGCATCTGCTGCGACTACAGCCGCCTGGAGCAACTGCCCGACCACCCCGCACTGGCTGGCCACGGCCGGCTGGGCTTCTACCCGGGCAGTTCGATCGGCAACTTCGACCCCGCCGGCGCCCGGGACCTGCTGCGCCAGTTCCGCCGGCTGCTGGGGCCGGACAGCCGCCTGCTGATCGGCATCGACCAACCCAAGGCGGTGGAGCGGCTGGAGGCGGCCTACGACGACGCCGCCGGTTGGTCGGAGGCCTTCGCCCGCAACCTGCTGACCCGGCTCAACCGGGATCTGGACGGCGATTTCCACCCCGACGACTTCCACTACCGGGCCTGGTGGGAGGCCGGCCAGTCCCGCATCGCCATGGCCCTGGTGAGCCGCCGGGAGCTCACCGTGCAGCTGGCCGGCCACCACTGGCCGTTCGCGGCCGGCGAAGCCCTGATCACCGAGTACAGCCACAAGTACGCCCCCGAGGCTTTCCTGGCCCTGGCCGCCGAAGCCGGCTGGCTGGGGGCCGGCCGCTGGAGCGATGTCGCCGGGGATTTCGCTCTGCACCTGCTGGTGCAGGCAGACTCGGATCAGCACCGGAGCGAGCCATGA
- a CDS encoding YdcF family protein: MGFLLSKLLPLGVYPLGLALLLQIAGLLGGQRRFGPVLSGVGIALLWLAATPLLSRQLVWSLEERAARLTPSPIPRADAVLVLGGGLRPALPPRQGVEVNEAGDRLLRAVALVREGKAPWLLVTGGKVTFMANDPAAGEARLAKALATSLGVAADRIVTSEEGRNTGEEAGALVRVARQRGWTSLLLVTSATHLPRSLATLRRAAPDLRIIPVACDFQLPERGSFGTPTVAGTVMGLLPSAEALVLTTTAMREHLGLLAYRWRGWI; this comes from the coding sequence ATGGGTTTCCTGCTCTCGAAACTGCTGCCACTCGGCGTCTACCCCCTCGGCCTGGCCCTGCTGCTCCAGATCGCCGGCCTGCTGGGCGGCCAGCGCCGCTTCGGCCCGGTGCTCTCCGGGGTGGGCATCGCCCTGCTCTGGCTGGCGGCCACGCCCCTGCTGAGCCGGCAGCTGGTCTGGAGCCTGGAGGAGCGGGCCGCCCGGCTGACGCCGTCGCCGATTCCCAGGGCCGATGCGGTGCTGGTGCTGGGCGGCGGCCTGCGGCCCGCCCTGCCACCGCGCCAGGGGGTGGAGGTGAATGAGGCCGGCGACCGGCTGCTGCGGGCCGTGGCCCTGGTGCGGGAGGGCAAGGCCCCCTGGCTGCTGGTGACCGGCGGCAAGGTCACCTTCATGGCCAACGATCCGGCGGCCGGTGAGGCGCGGCTGGCCAAGGCCCTGGCCACCAGCCTGGGGGTGGCGGCCGATCGGATCGTGACCAGCGAGGAGGGGCGCAACACCGGCGAGGAGGCCGGCGCCCTGGTGCGGGTGGCCCGGCAGCGGGGCTGGACCTCCCTGCTGCTGGTCACCAGCGCCACCCACCTGCCCCGTTCCCTGGCCACCCTGCGCCGCGCCGCCCCGGACCTGCGGATCATCCCGGTGGCCTGCGACTTCCAGCTCCCCGAGCGGGGATCGTTCGGCACCCCCACCGTGGCCGGCACCGTGATGGGGCTGCTGCCCAGCGCCGAAGCCCTGGTGCTGACCACCACGGCCATGCGGGAGCATCTGGGCCTGCTGGCCTACCGCTGGCGGGGCTGGATCTGA